In the Chroogloeocystis siderophila 5.2 s.c.1 genome, AGCTTCAGTCGCAGCAGCAATCGATAACGTTAAGCGCGTTAATGGGGGTCAGGTGCTATCAACCCACATTATTGCTCGTCCTCACGAAAACTTGGAGTACGTGCTGCCAATTCGGTATACCGAAGCCGTAGAACAGTTCCGCGAAAGTACAAATGCGATTCGCCCCTACGGAAACCGACTGTAGATGTAA is a window encoding:
- a CDS encoding carbon dioxide-concentrating mechanism protein CcmK; translated protein: MSIAVGMVETLGFPAVVEAADAMVKAARVTLVGYEKIGSGRVTVIVRGDVSEVQASVAAAIDNVKRVNGGQVLSTHIIARPHENLEYVLPIRYTEAVEQFRESTNAIRPYGNRL